One genomic region from Vibrio cyclitrophicus encodes:
- the epmA gene encoding elongation factor P--(R)-beta-lysine ligase: MHSTWQPAATIKQLKQRADILTQIRHFFAKRDVMEVDTPAMSHATVTDVHLHTFKTEFVGPGYAHGQPLFFMTSPEFHMKRLLAAGSGCIYQICKSFRNEENGRYHNPEFTMLEWYRVGFDHHDLMDEMDLLLQQILKSDKAERMTYQQAFIDVLGVCPLEDSMDTLKQAAAALGLSDIADPEEDRDTLLQLLFSIGVEAKIGQDVPAFVYDFPASQAALAKINSDDSRVADRFEVYFKGIELANGFHELDKPQEQLKRFEDDNAKRIEMGLSPQPIDHHLIEALKAGLPDCAGVALGIDRLIMLALGYDHIDDVTAFPFPRS, encoded by the coding sequence ATGCACTCCACATGGCAACCTGCCGCAACCATTAAGCAGTTAAAGCAACGTGCTGATATCCTTACTCAAATCCGTCATTTTTTTGCAAAGCGAGACGTGATGGAAGTGGATACGCCAGCCATGAGTCACGCCACGGTGACGGACGTGCATTTACATACCTTCAAAACTGAATTCGTAGGGCCGGGTTATGCGCACGGTCAGCCTCTGTTCTTTATGACGAGCCCAGAGTTTCATATGAAACGACTGTTAGCGGCGGGCAGTGGTTGTATCTACCAAATTTGTAAGTCTTTCCGTAACGAAGAAAATGGTCGTTATCATAACCCTGAGTTCACCATGTTGGAGTGGTATCGCGTGGGGTTTGATCACCACGATTTGATGGACGAAATGGACCTCCTATTGCAGCAAATTCTCAAGTCTGACAAAGCGGAGCGAATGACTTACCAGCAAGCCTTTATTGATGTGTTGGGTGTTTGTCCGTTGGAAGACTCGATGGATACGCTGAAGCAAGCGGCTGCAGCACTTGGGTTAAGTGATATTGCGGATCCTGAAGAAGATCGCGATACGCTATTACAGCTTCTTTTCAGTATTGGGGTAGAGGCGAAAATAGGCCAAGATGTTCCGGCCTTTGTTTATGATTTCCCGGCATCGCAAGCAGCGTTAGCCAAGATCAATTCTGATGACTCAAGAGTCGCGGATCGCTTTGAGGTGTATTTCAAAGGCATCGAGTTAGCTAACGGCTTCCACGAGTTAGATAAACCGCAAGAGCAACTTAAGCGCTTTGAAGATGACAATGCAAAACGTATCGAGATGGGATTATCGCCTCAACCGATTGATCATCATTTGATTGAGGCATTAAAAGCGGGCTTGCCAGACTGTGCAGGTGTTGCTTTAGGTATTGATCGTCTGATCATGTTGGCTTTGGGCTACGACCATATCGATGACGTGACGGCTTTTCCGTTCCCGCGTTCTTAG
- the frdA gene encoding fumarate reductase (quinol) flavoprotein subunit — translation MKTITTDIAVIGAGGAGLRTAIAAAEANPELEVALISKVYPMRSHTVAAEGGSAAVIKDEDSLDNHFNDTVGGGDWLCEQDVVEYFVENSTREMIQMEQWGCPWSRKENGEVNVRRFGGMKVERTWFAADKTGFHMLHTLFQTSMKYDTIKRFDEYFVVDLIVEDGEVQGLIAIHMSEGELVTIKAKSVVLATGGAGRVYHCNTNGGIVTGDGMAMAYRHGVPLRDMEFVQYHPTGLPGTGILMTEGCRGEGGIIVNKNGYRYLQDYGMGPETPVGEPKNKYMELGPRDKVSQAFWHEQQKGNTIKHPLGDVVHLDLRHLGEEYLQERLPFICELAKAYVNVDPAKEPIPIRPTVHYTMGGIETNGTCETRIKGLFAVGECASVGLHGANRLGSNSLAEFVVFGRVAGEQAVKRAAEFKGWNEESIAKQVKAVEDRIAGLLNQEGDENWADIRTEMGHTMEAGCGIYRQEDLMQETIDKITELKARYKKISIKDKGQVFNTDLLYAIEVGYGLEVAEAMVHSAILRKESRGAHQRLDDNCTERDDVNFLKHSLSFYNEDAAPTIDYSGVKITKSQPKARLYGEAAEKAAAAEKAAEENAKKSEEEQA, via the coding sequence GTGAAGACAATTACCACAGATATCGCAGTCATCGGCGCAGGCGGCGCTGGTCTTCGTACAGCTATCGCTGCGGCTGAAGCTAATCCTGAATTGGAAGTAGCACTGATTTCTAAAGTTTACCCAATGCGTTCGCACACGGTAGCAGCAGAAGGCGGTTCAGCAGCAGTAATTAAAGACGAAGATAGCCTAGATAACCACTTCAACGATACTGTTGGCGGTGGCGACTGGCTATGTGAACAGGATGTTGTTGAATACTTTGTTGAAAACTCGACTCGCGAAATGATCCAAATGGAACAATGGGGCTGCCCATGGAGTCGTAAAGAAAACGGTGAAGTAAACGTACGCCGATTCGGCGGTATGAAGGTAGAGAGAACGTGGTTCGCAGCGGATAAAACTGGCTTCCACATGCTTCATACTCTGTTCCAGACTTCGATGAAGTACGACACAATCAAACGATTTGATGAGTACTTTGTGGTGGATTTGATCGTTGAAGATGGCGAAGTACAAGGCCTAATCGCGATTCACATGTCTGAAGGTGAGCTTGTTACCATCAAAGCAAAATCTGTTGTTCTAGCAACGGGTGGCGCAGGTCGTGTTTACCACTGTAATACCAACGGCGGCATCGTAACTGGCGACGGTATGGCAATGGCTTATCGCCACGGTGTACCACTGCGTGATATGGAGTTCGTTCAATACCACCCAACAGGCCTACCAGGCACTGGCATCTTGATGACCGAAGGTTGTCGTGGTGAAGGCGGTATCATCGTCAACAAGAACGGCTACCGTTACCTCCAAGATTATGGCATGGGCCCTGAAACTCCAGTGGGCGAGCCGAAAAACAAATACATGGAACTGGGTCCTCGTGACAAAGTTTCTCAAGCATTCTGGCACGAGCAGCAGAAAGGCAACACCATCAAGCACCCGCTTGGTGATGTCGTACACCTTGACCTTCGCCACCTTGGTGAAGAGTACCTGCAGGAACGCCTACCGTTTATCTGTGAGCTAGCAAAAGCGTACGTAAACGTCGACCCAGCAAAAGAGCCAATCCCAATTCGCCCGACCGTTCACTACACCATGGGTGGTATTGAAACTAACGGTACCTGTGAAACTCGCATTAAAGGTCTATTCGCTGTTGGTGAATGTGCTTCAGTTGGTCTGCACGGTGCAAACCGTCTAGGTTCTAACTCTCTGGCTGAGTTCGTTGTATTTGGTCGCGTAGCGGGTGAACAAGCCGTGAAACGTGCAGCAGAATTCAAAGGCTGGAATGAAGAGTCTATCGCGAAGCAAGTGAAAGCGGTTGAAGATCGCATCGCAGGTCTACTAAACCAAGAAGGCGATGAGAACTGGGCTGATATCCGTACTGAAATGGGTCACACCATGGAAGCGGGTTGTGGTATCTACCGTCAAGAAGACTTGATGCAAGAAACCATCGACAAAATCACTGAGCTAAAAGCACGTTACAAAAAAATCAGCATTAAAGACAAAGGCCAAGTGTTCAACACGGACCTACTTTACGCTATCGAAGTCGGCTACGGTCTTGAAGTTGCTGAAGCGATGGTTCACTCAGCTATTCTTCGTAAAGAGTCTCGCGGTGCGCACCAACGTCTAGACGACAACTGCACAGAACGTGACGACGTGAACTTCCTGAAACACTCTCTATCGTTCTACAACGAAGATGCAGCACCAACCATAGACTACAGCGGCGTTAAGATTACTAAATCTCAACCTAAAGCTCGTCTGTACGGTGAAGCTGCTGAGAAAGCCGCTGCCGCTGAAAAAGCAGCAGAAGAGAATGCGAAGAAGAGCGAAGAGGAGCAAGCATAA
- a CDS encoding succinate dehydrogenase/fumarate reductase iron-sulfur subunit, with amino-acid sequence MSANRIQKIEILRYDPEQDAEPHFQTFEVPFDETMSVLDAIGYIKDNLDKDLSYRWSCRMAICGSCGIMVDGVPKLACKSFLRDYPNGFKIEPLANFPIEKDLIVDMTPFIERLEAIKPYIIGNDRKPEDGTNIQTPEQMAKYKQFAGCINCGLCYAACPQFGLNPEFIGPAALTLAHRYNLDSRDNGKAERMKLINGENGAWGCTFVGYCSEVCPKKVDPAAAVNQGKVESSMDFVISMFKPDGSQVKSAEEA; translated from the coding sequence ATGTCAGCGAATCGAATCCAAAAAATTGAAATCCTGCGTTATGACCCTGAGCAAGATGCAGAACCTCACTTTCAAACCTTTGAAGTTCCGTTTGATGAAACCATGTCAGTACTTGATGCGATTGGTTACATCAAAGATAACCTAGATAAAGACCTGTCTTACCGTTGGTCTTGTCGTATGGCGATTTGTGGTTCTTGCGGCATCATGGTTGATGGCGTGCCAAAACTGGCGTGTAAGAGCTTCTTACGTGATTATCCAAACGGCTTCAAAATTGAGCCATTGGCTAACTTCCCAATCGAGAAAGATTTGATTGTCGACATGACACCGTTCATCGAGCGCCTTGAAGCGATCAAGCCTTACATCATCGGTAACGACCGCAAACCAGAAGACGGCACAAACATCCAAACTCCAGAGCAAATGGCGAAGTACAAACAGTTCGCTGGCTGCATCAACTGTGGTTTGTGTTACGCGGCGTGTCCTCAGTTTGGTCTAAACCCTGAGTTCATCGGCCCTGCAGCTCTTACTCTGGCTCACCGTTACAACCTAGATAGCCGTGACAACGGTAAAGCTGAACGCATGAAGCTGATCAATGGTGAAAACGGCGCTTGGGGTTGTACGTTCGTTGGTTACTGTTCTGAAGTTTGTCCGAAGAAAGTAGACCCAGCAGCGGCCGTTAACCAAGGCAAAGTTGAGTCTTCAATGGACTTCGTTATCTCGATGTTCAAGCCAGATGGATCGCAAGTAAAATCAGCAGAGGAGGCATAA
- the frdC gene encoding fumarate reductase subunit FrdC: MSKRKPYVREMNRTWWSNHPFYRFYMLREATVLPLILFTVFLTFGLGSLVKGPEAWAGWLSFMANPVVIGINIVALLGSLMHAQTFFSMMPQVMPIRLKGKLVDKRIIVLTQRAAVAFISLIVLVVV; the protein is encoded by the coding sequence ATGAGCAAACGTAAACCTTATGTTCGTGAGATGAACAGAACGTGGTGGAGCAACCATCCGTTCTACCGCTTCTACATGTTACGTGAAGCAACTGTACTGCCTTTGATTCTGTTCACTGTATTCCTAACCTTCGGTTTGGGTTCATTGGTGAAAGGCCCTGAAGCATGGGCAGGTTGGTTAAGCTTTATGGCTAACCCTGTAGTTATCGGTATTAATATCGTGGCGCTACTGGGCAGCTTAATGCACGCTCAAACCTTCTTCAGCATGATGCCTCAAGTAATGCCAATCCGCCTTAAAGGTAAATTGGTTGATAAAAGAATCATCGTATTGACTCAGCGGGCAGCGGTCGCTTTCATTTCTTTAATCGTTCTTGTTGTGGTGTAA
- the frdD gene encoding fumarate reductase subunit FrdD — protein MNTNYKVKPVNHDPKRSDEPIWWGLFGAGGTWFAMITPITILVLGILVPMGIIDADAMSYERVSEFATSIIGALFIIGTLALPMWHAMHRLHHGMHDLKFHVGVAGKVGCYFFAGLISALSVIFIFMI, from the coding sequence ATGAACACAAATTACAAAGTGAAACCTGTTAACCACGATCCTAAACGCTCTGATGAGCCAATCTGGTGGGGCCTATTTGGCGCTGGCGGTACTTGGTTCGCGATGATCACACCTATCACGATTCTAGTGTTAGGTATCTTAGTGCCAATGGGCATTATCGATGCTGACGCAATGAGCTACGAGCGTGTGTCTGAATTCGCCACCAGTATTATCGGTGCGCTATTCATCATCGGTACGCTGGCACTGCCAATGTGGCATGCAATGCACCGTCTTCACCACGGCATGCACGACCTTAAGTTCCACGTCGGCGTTGCTGGGAAAGTGGGTTGCTACTTCTTCGCAGGCCTAATCAGCGCACTGTCTGTTATCTTCATTTTTATGATTTAA
- a CDS encoding OmpA family protein, whose protein sequence is MQNFKKAAIAVSLSLAVSSCSSTGNYGGINTTTLIGCAGGMIVGGLAGKAIGGKKGAWIGAGVGALVGCSVGYYWAQREAKLAEAAEKQNVDVEFERIGSQDDSEVDGMVVVQSKAIIEAEKAGNTEQIESVVGDSEVVGLSATVKGDIFRTGQTDISSAKHKRFFKTYADTVKPSGSAVLIVGHTDNTGSAKINAEVSLKRARSVARELILNGIPKENIYIYGAGESQPITSNNSTRGRAENRRIEVVTLDNKPEYITNYVRYKATEPSYAKLRTTDNIAKRSKTVSQQVTKGQATSVQSTTAVKDLIDKNNRRSISNSSYVDFGGESYQGTGNNLFAYIGARESNNFSIIGQAVANTLEESSCVYDEPSVTTPLFKISDDPRRTTDYLPGMNRTAWGAEVNEHLVALAPLAVDRSSLEPTESPSIYVYEGYALNKKVKPQKTHKVVDVNIYNGSEGVIYRAFVQDKNYPIKCVDIAVNKKHDKGVFSAFAGSIYYQGPKGLMIAEYKPGKI, encoded by the coding sequence ATGCAAAACTTTAAGAAAGCAGCAATCGCGGTAAGCCTATCCTTAGCGGTTTCTAGTTGTTCGAGTACAGGTAATTATGGTGGCATTAATACCACGACTCTAATTGGTTGTGCTGGAGGAATGATCGTCGGTGGTCTTGCTGGTAAAGCTATTGGAGGAAAAAAAGGAGCATGGATTGGTGCAGGTGTTGGCGCACTGGTCGGTTGCTCCGTTGGCTATTATTGGGCGCAGCGTGAAGCAAAACTAGCAGAAGCCGCAGAAAAACAGAATGTAGACGTAGAATTTGAACGTATCGGCTCTCAGGATGACAGCGAAGTTGACGGCATGGTTGTAGTCCAATCAAAGGCAATTATTGAGGCTGAAAAAGCAGGTAATACAGAGCAAATTGAAAGTGTGGTGGGCGATTCCGAAGTGGTTGGCCTTTCTGCAACAGTGAAAGGCGATATATTCCGAACAGGGCAAACTGATATCTCAAGTGCGAAACATAAACGTTTCTTTAAAACTTATGCGGACACCGTCAAGCCAAGTGGCAGCGCAGTACTGATCGTAGGGCACACAGATAACACCGGATCGGCAAAAATTAATGCCGAGGTTTCACTTAAACGAGCTCGTAGTGTTGCTCGTGAATTAATCCTCAACGGCATCCCAAAAGAAAATATCTATATTTACGGGGCTGGAGAATCTCAACCTATTACCTCCAATAACTCGACTCGAGGCCGTGCTGAAAACCGACGTATTGAAGTCGTAACTCTGGACAACAAACCTGAATACATTACCAACTACGTGCGATACAAAGCGACAGAACCTAGCTACGCGAAACTAAGAACCACAGATAACATTGCCAAACGCAGTAAAACTGTTAGCCAGCAAGTCACGAAAGGACAAGCCACTTCTGTACAAAGCACGACAGCTGTAAAAGATCTAATCGATAAAAACAACCGTCGTAGTATCAGTAATAGCTCTTATGTCGACTTCGGAGGTGAAAGCTATCAAGGGACTGGAAATAACCTTTTCGCCTATATTGGTGCGCGTGAAAGCAATAACTTCTCAATTATCGGACAGGCTGTAGCAAATACACTTGAAGAATCATCATGTGTCTACGACGAACCGAGTGTAACGACCCCATTATTTAAGATAAGTGATGACCCCCGTCGAACAACAGATTACCTACCAGGGATGAATCGCACAGCATGGGGGGCCGAAGTAAATGAGCACCTTGTCGCTCTAGCACCACTAGCGGTAGATCGAAGCTCGTTAGAGCCAACCGAAAGCCCTTCTATTTATGTTTACGAGGGTTACGCTTTAAACAAGAAAGTGAAACCTCAAAAGACGCATAAAGTCGTTGATGTCAATATCTACAATGGATCCGAAGGGGTTATTTATCGCGCCTTCGTACAAGACAAAAACTACCCAATTAAGTGTGTAGATATTGCTGTGAACAAAAAACACGATAAAGGCGTGTTTAGTGCGTTTGCTGGCAGTATCTACTACCAAGGCCCTAAAGGCCTGATGATTGCAGAATACAAACCAGGGAAAATTTAA
- the efp gene encoding elongation factor P — translation MASVSTNEFKGGLKFMLDNEPCAIIDNEYVKPGKGQAFNRVKLRKLLSGKVLEKTFKSGESFELADVVDVELGYLYNDGEFYHFMNNETFEQIAADVKAVADSAKWLVENDVCTLTLWNDNPITVTPPNFVEIEVTETDPGLKGDTQGTGGKPATLATGAVVRVPLFIAIGEVVKVDTRTGEYVGRVK, via the coding sequence ATGGCGTCAGTAAGCACCAATGAATTCAAAGGCGGTTTAAAATTCATGTTAGATAATGAGCCTTGCGCAATTATCGACAATGAATACGTTAAGCCAGGTAAAGGCCAAGCGTTTAACCGTGTAAAACTTCGTAAACTGCTGTCAGGCAAAGTGTTAGAGAAAACATTCAAATCAGGCGAAAGCTTTGAGCTTGCAGATGTTGTTGACGTTGAACTAGGTTACCTATACAACGATGGCGAATTCTACCACTTCATGAACAACGAAACATTTGAGCAAATCGCAGCAGACGTAAAAGCAGTCGCTGACTCAGCAAAATGGTTAGTTGAAAATGACGTTTGTACTCTAACGTTGTGGAATGATAACCCTATCACTGTTACTCCGCCAAACTTTGTTGAGATCGAAGTAACTGAAACCGATCCTGGCCTTAAAGGCGATACACAGGGTACGGGTGGTAAACCTGCAACTCTAGCAACAGGCGCGGTTGTTCGTGTACCTCTATTCATCGCTATCGGTGAAGTTGTTAAAGTGGATACTCGTACTGGCGAATACGTTGGTCGTGTGAAGTAA
- the epmB gene encoding EF-P beta-lysylation protein EpmB, translating to MPHIITRKVESVEQNWLKQLSNAISDPTKLLEALEIDPTPWQKGFAARELFSLRVPLSFVERMEKGNPHDPLLRQVLPLNEEFEVHQGYSADPLEEQENAIPGLLHKYKNRALMIVKGGCAVNCRYCFRRHFPYQDNKGSKSVWQTSLGYVAQHPEINEVILSGGDPLMAKDSELEWLIHAIEQIPHVKTVRIHSRLPVVIPARVTDELCQLLAQTHLNVVMVSHINHANEINVELKQAFHKLKLSGATLLNQGVMLKGVNDNANSLKELSEKLFDAGVLPYYMHVLDKVQGAAHFYISDEEAKAHFRGLISEVSGYLVPKLTREIGGRSSKTPLDLHIE from the coding sequence ATGCCGCATATCATAACCCGAAAAGTCGAATCTGTTGAGCAAAACTGGCTCAAACAACTATCGAATGCGATCTCTGACCCGACAAAACTGCTTGAAGCATTAGAAATAGACCCAACACCTTGGCAAAAAGGATTCGCGGCACGAGAGCTGTTTTCACTTCGAGTACCCCTAAGCTTTGTAGAGCGAATGGAAAAAGGCAACCCACACGACCCTTTATTGCGTCAGGTGTTACCACTCAACGAAGAGTTCGAGGTTCATCAAGGCTATTCAGCCGATCCGCTAGAAGAGCAAGAAAACGCAATACCTGGACTGCTGCATAAATACAAAAACCGCGCACTGATGATTGTAAAAGGGGGGTGCGCTGTAAACTGCCGCTACTGCTTCCGTCGCCATTTCCCTTATCAAGACAACAAGGGTTCTAAGTCTGTGTGGCAAACCAGCCTCGGTTATGTGGCTCAACATCCCGAGATCAACGAAGTTATCTTATCGGGTGGCGACCCTTTGATGGCCAAGGACAGCGAACTCGAATGGCTTATCCATGCTATCGAACAGATCCCGCATGTGAAAACGGTTCGAATTCATAGCCGATTACCGGTTGTGATCCCTGCTCGAGTGACTGATGAACTATGCCAATTGTTAGCTCAAACTCACCTCAATGTAGTCATGGTCAGCCATATCAATCACGCCAATGAAATCAACGTGGAGCTCAAACAAGCTTTCCATAAGTTGAAACTCAGTGGTGCGACTCTGCTTAATCAGGGCGTGATGCTAAAAGGCGTCAACGACAACGCTAACTCACTGAAAGAGTTGAGCGAAAAGCTATTCGATGCCGGTGTTTTGCCGTACTATATGCATGTTCTTGATAAGGTTCAGGGCGCCGCTCACTTCTATATCTCCGATGAAGAAGCAAAGGCCCATTTTAGGGGGTTAATCTCTGAAGTTTCTGGTTACCTAGTGCCTAAGTTAACTCGCGAGATCGGCGGCCGCAGCAGTAAGACACCACTCGATCTGCACATTGAATAA
- a CDS encoding MgtC/SapB family protein, whose protein sequence is MPQFIEQTLNLAPFSWAGLTACMICGSLIGIERQTRGKPVGIRTSILIISGTYFFLTMAISLSPNTLDQARVLGQIITGVGFLGAGVMMTLDGKIHGVTSAAIIWVLAALGMMIALGHLSQSVIITLMALVILLGVDKVENSFQSLRRGVHQKWKRKGRMKS, encoded by the coding sequence ATGCCACAATTTATAGAACAAACTCTCAACCTTGCCCCCTTTAGCTGGGCTGGTTTAACTGCATGTATGATATGTGGATCGTTAATCGGAATCGAAAGACAAACCCGCGGTAAACCCGTTGGAATACGAACCTCAATTTTGATTATCAGCGGTACTTATTTCTTTCTCACCATGGCGATTAGCTTATCTCCTAACACGCTCGATCAAGCCCGTGTGCTTGGTCAGATAATAACGGGGGTCGGGTTTCTTGGTGCAGGAGTAATGATGACATTGGATGGTAAGATTCATGGCGTCACGTCTGCCGCGATCATCTGGGTGCTGGCGGCTTTGGGGATGATGATAGCCTTAGGGCACCTATCTCAGTCTGTTATCATCACTCTAATGGCGCTGGTTATCTTGCTTGGTGTCGATAAGGTAGAAAACAGCTTCCAGAGCCTGCGTCGTGGTGTGCATCAAAAATGGAAGAGAAAAGGTCGTATGAAGTCGTAA
- a CDS encoding VC2662 family protein yields MKKLLSVLAVSAAVMAPAAFASSPVMFSTINGFNAPDSDAVGGVRLALLHGQVNDLKGVDLAIVGMSETQTTTGVNLGIFGAHKVNQEMTGASLGIFNWNPGKTTGLNLGAVNITNDVKGANVSFVNYSEGDTLVDVGAANLSEVSTVQVGIFNKTKKIEGVQVGLINCADNGFFPCFPIVNFAK; encoded by the coding sequence ATGAAAAAACTACTTTCGGTACTTGCTGTTTCTGCAGCGGTCATGGCGCCAGCAGCATTTGCTTCTTCGCCTGTTATGTTTTCAACGATCAACGGCTTTAACGCACCAGATTCTGATGCGGTTGGTGGTGTGCGCTTGGCTTTACTTCACGGACAAGTAAACGACCTTAAAGGTGTCGATCTTGCTATTGTTGGTATGTCTGAGACGCAAACGACGACAGGTGTAAACTTGGGTATTTTTGGTGCGCATAAAGTAAACCAAGAAATGACCGGTGCTTCACTGGGTATATTCAACTGGAACCCAGGAAAAACCACAGGTTTGAACTTGGGTGCCGTTAACATCACTAACGATGTGAAAGGCGCGAACGTGAGTTTTGTAAACTACTCGGAAGGTGACACTCTGGTTGATGTTGGTGCCGCAAACCTTTCTGAAGTGTCTACGGTTCAGGTTGGTATCTTCAACAAAACTAAAAAAATCGAGGGCGTACAAGTTGGTCTGATCAACTGTGCTGACAACGGTTTCTTCCCGTGCTTCCCGATTGTGAACTTTGCTAAGTAA
- a CDS encoding methyl-accepting chemotaxis protein: MLDNLSKLTIKARLAIGFGTTLFLMMLLTVLGIQKVNFIDETLTEITDVNSLKQRYAINYRGSVHDRAITIRDIAVARTSQEISLLEQEVKQLEAFYRESEAQMNQMRSQGEVFTADEQRILAKIDKVQQYTLPLVDEIIRDKKSGTVMTDSILDSARPAFIQWLAAINEFIDYQEEQSQKLTSEARIVAGDFQQLMLLLTAIALTMSLFVGFIIERSFRASLGGEPWEISEMIKKISEGNLSQRFIKPEEAVGIYHSLIILNDKVSTVIKSSRGISTQVATSAEQLTGVMVDTANNAQHELTQVEEISNAISELSSTSKEVTSNAVHAEQEAKKAIDNVFKGNQTLEESIELTHKINDSVKQTASMIVDLKTNAMDIGEVTAVISTISDQTNLLALNAAIEAARAGEYGRGFAVVADEVRNLASKTQDSTKSIQDIITKLQAQSEKANDNMISNVEQIQESVTLSENVQQSFSHIEQSVQSISEINTLVTSTSQEQFSLTERIALNTNNAFDLVNQNVSGIHQTQQAAKELSQLAVEQKKELEFFKV; encoded by the coding sequence ATGTTGGATAATTTATCAAAACTCACTATTAAAGCGAGGCTGGCTATTGGGTTTGGCACGACGCTTTTTCTTATGATGCTTTTAACAGTATTAGGTATTCAAAAAGTTAACTTCATCGATGAGACTTTGACGGAAATTACCGATGTAAACTCACTTAAGCAGCGTTATGCTATTAACTACCGTGGCAGTGTTCATGATCGCGCGATTACTATTCGTGATATTGCGGTAGCTAGGACCTCTCAAGAGATTTCTCTTCTAGAGCAAGAAGTTAAGCAGCTCGAAGCTTTTTATCGTGAATCTGAAGCTCAAATGAACCAAATGCGTTCGCAAGGTGAGGTGTTTACGGCCGATGAACAGCGTATTCTTGCGAAAATCGATAAGGTACAACAATACACCTTACCCTTGGTTGATGAGATTATTAGGGATAAGAAGTCCGGTACTGTAATGACCGATTCTATCCTTGATTCAGCCCGACCTGCTTTTATTCAATGGCTTGCTGCCATCAATGAATTTATTGATTATCAAGAAGAACAAAGCCAAAAGTTAACCTCTGAGGCTAGAATTGTTGCGGGTGACTTTCAACAGTTGATGCTATTGCTGACTGCGATTGCATTGACGATGTCGTTATTCGTCGGCTTTATTATTGAACGCAGTTTCAGAGCTTCTTTGGGTGGTGAACCATGGGAGATTTCTGAAATGATCAAGAAAATCTCTGAAGGTAATTTATCCCAACGCTTTATCAAACCAGAAGAGGCCGTTGGCATCTATCACTCGTTAATTATCCTTAATGATAAGGTGAGTACTGTCATTAAAAGCAGCCGAGGGATTTCAACACAAGTTGCCACGTCAGCTGAGCAGTTGACTGGGGTGATGGTTGATACCGCGAACAATGCTCAACATGAATTGACGCAAGTTGAGGAAATCTCTAATGCGATTAGCGAGTTATCAAGCACATCAAAAGAAGTAACATCAAACGCTGTTCATGCCGAGCAAGAGGCTAAAAAAGCGATTGATAATGTCTTTAAAGGTAACCAAACCTTAGAGGAGTCTATTGAGCTTACCCATAAGATTAATGACTCTGTAAAACAAACCGCCAGTATGATTGTCGATCTTAAAACAAATGCGATGGATATTGGTGAAGTGACGGCCGTGATCAGTACCATTTCTGATCAAACGAATTTGCTGGCCTTGAATGCAGCCATTGAAGCAGCACGAGCGGGTGAATACGGACGTGGTTTTGCCGTTGTTGCTGACGAAGTTCGTAACCTTGCATCTAAGACGCAAGATTCAACGAAGAGTATTCAAGATATTATTACCAAGCTTCAAGCTCAATCAGAAAAAGCCAATGACAACATGATCAGCAATGTTGAGCAGATCCAAGAGTCGGTGACATTGTCAGAAAATGTCCAACAATCATTCAGTCATATTGAACAGTCTGTGCAATCTATTTCTGAAATTAATACGCTAGTGACAAGCACTTCTCAAGAGCAGTTTAGTTTAACTGAGCGTATAGCATTGAATACAAACAATGCCTTTGACCTAGTGAACCAAAATGTATCGGGTATTCATCAAACTCAACAAGCGGCCAAAGAGTTATCTCAACTGGCGGTAGAGCAGAAAAAAGAGCTGGAGTTTTTTAAGGTCTAG